One window of Saimiri boliviensis isolate mSaiBol1 chromosome 4, mSaiBol1.pri, whole genome shotgun sequence genomic DNA carries:
- the BAK1 gene encoding bcl-2 homologous antagonist/killer gives MASGQGPGPPRQECGEPDPPSASEEQVARDTEEVFHSYVFYRHRQEQEAEGAAAPADPEMVSLSLQPSSTMGQVGRQLAIIGDDINRRYDSEFQTMLQHLQPTADNAYQYFTKIASSLFESGINWGRVVALLGFGYRMALHVYQRGLTGFLGQVTRFVVEFMRRHCIARWIAQRGGWVAALDLGNGPILNVLVVLGVVLLGQFVVRRFFKS, from the exons ATGGCTTCGGGGCAAGGCCCAGGtcctcccaggcaggagtgcggAGAGCCTGACCCACCCTCTGCTTCTG AGGAGCAGGTAGCCCGGGACACGGAGGAAGTTTTCCACAGCTACGTTTTTTACCGCCATCGGCAGGAACAGGAGGCTGAAGGGGCGGCTGCCCCTGCTGACCCAGAGATGGTTAGCTTGTCTCTCCAACCTAGCAG CACCATGGGGCAGGTGGGACGGCAGCTCGCCATCATTGGGGATGACATCAACCGGCGCTATGACTCGGAGTTCCAGACCATGCTGCAGCACCTGCAGCCCACGGCAGACAACGCCTACCAGTACTTCACCAAGATCGCCTCCAG CCTGTTTGAGAGTGGCATCAACTGGGGCCGTGTGGTGGCTCTCCTGGGCTTCGGCTACCGTATGGCCCTACACGTCTATCAGCGCGGCCTGACTGGCTTCCTGGGCCAGGTGACCCGCTTCGTGGTGGAATTCATGCGGCGTCACTGCATCGCCCGGTGGATCGCACAGAGGGGTGGCTGG GTGGCAGCTCTGGACTTAGGCAATGGTCCCATCCTGAATGTGCTGGTGGTTCTGGGTGTGGTTCTTTTGGGCCAGTTTGTGGTACGAAGATTCTTTAAATCATGA